One segment of Trichlorobacter ammonificans DNA contains the following:
- a CDS encoding HD domain-containing protein: MDDPLRLVGQLFPAPCHDYLYLVGGSVRDRLLGRPGRDLDLVTTLDPSVLQRLGFRPVQGRTTSLIWFLALPGEGTVEVTLLPEGSSLADDLRRRDFTMNALALTPNGRLLDPLNGRRDLEQRRVRSCSASCFRDDPLRLFRALRFEAEGRRMTPETRALAAQPEVLNGLDGMPVERFSRELVKALAGAEPERFFSGMAALGAGRHWLPEVFAMSAVPAGPPEYHPEGDLLTHSLQVLQRTAALTPDPLARFCGFLHDLGKLQSDPTQYPRHHGHDEAGFEPARRLCRRLRLPTAWGRALAWSCRLHTRMNRWPELRDATRLKTARQADQAGIAAILPLVSAADKAGSTVPPDWGLTLATARLNAAGLGVGEERLAALPPEQRETFLLQRRIERLRAAAGREENENENGVR; this comes from the coding sequence ATGGACGATCCACTGAGACTGGTGGGACAGCTTTTTCCCGCACCCTGTCACGACTACCTCTACCTGGTGGGGGGCTCGGTACGGGACCGGTTGCTGGGGCGACCGGGTCGCGATCTTGACCTGGTGACCACGCTCGATCCGTCGGTGCTGCAGCGGCTGGGGTTTCGACCGGTGCAGGGGCGCACCACCTCCCTGATCTGGTTTTTGGCGCTGCCGGGGGAAGGAACGGTGGAGGTGACCCTGCTGCCGGAGGGAAGCTCCCTGGCGGATGATCTGCGGCGCCGGGATTTTACCATGAACGCCCTGGCCCTGACCCCGAACGGCAGACTGCTGGACCCGCTGAACGGCCGCCGCGACCTGGAGCAGCGTCGGGTGCGGAGCTGTTCCGCGTCCTGCTTCCGGGATGATCCGCTGCGGCTCTTCCGGGCGTTGCGGTTTGAGGCGGAGGGGCGGCGGATGACGCCGGAGACCCGGGCCCTGGCCGCTCAGCCGGAGGTGCTGAACGGACTGGACGGCATGCCGGTGGAGCGGTTCAGCCGGGAGCTGGTGAAGGCGCTGGCCGGAGCAGAACCGGAGCGGTTTTTCAGCGGCATGGCGGCGCTGGGGGCGGGCCGCCACTGGCTGCCGGAGGTGTTTGCCATGTCTGCCGTGCCGGCCGGGCCGCCGGAGTACCATCCCGAGGGGGACTTGCTGACCCATTCGCTGCAGGTGCTGCAACGGACGGCGGCCCTGACCCCCGACCCCCTGGCCCGGTTCTGCGGTTTTTTGCACGACCTGGGCAAGCTGCAGAGCGACCCGACCCAGTACCCCCGGCATCATGGTCACGACGAGGCCGGGTTTGAGCCGGCCCGCCGGCTCTGCCGCCGGTTGCGGCTGCCCACGGCCTGGGGCCGGGCCCTGGCCTGGAGCTGCCGGCTGCATACCCGGATGAACCGCTGGCCGGAGCTGCGGGACGCCACCCGGCTGAAGACGGCCCGCCAGGCGGACCAGGCCGGTATCGCCGCCATTTTGCCGCTGGTATCGGCGGCGGACAAGGCGGGGAGCACGGTGCCGCCGGACTGGGGGCTGACCCTGGCAACGGCCCGGCTGAACGCGGCCGGGCTGGGGGTGGGGGAAGAGCGGCTGGCGGCGCTGCCGCCGGAGCAGCGGGAGACATTCCTGCTGCAGCGGCGGATTGAACGGCTGCGAGCGGCGGCCGGCAGGGAAGAAAATGAAAATGAAAACGGGGTGCGGTGA
- a CDS encoding HlyD family type I secretion periplasmic adaptor subunit, with translation MTIMHDHTEPTSSHGMRRSLLLWTLVATVVLLIIWASVYHVDQTTRGTGTVIANSRIQVIQAVDGGVLKTLHVKEGDQVKKGQVLAVLDQIRVGASVRELEARLASLRGQAARLRAEITGDRDIRFPPDVLQFPEIVKVQRALFTQRRQSFREEMNTLQVAVKLAREDAQIVAKLATTGDVSRSEVIRSERALNEAEAQLVNRRNKYYQDIQAELAKAEDDIGQNAQVQTQRNQQLSDSVFKAPVDGIVKNVRVTTQGGVLRAGDELMQIVPVDDKLIVETRVKPADIAMIRPGLTAAIRFDAFDYTIYGAVEGKVTYVSADTIKEESKFGEQSYYRVHVETTDNPVKSKSGKSLEILPGMTAQVDIRTGNRTVMQFILKPLKKTLSESLGER, from the coding sequence ATGACCATCATGCACGATCATACCGAACCGACATCCTCCCACGGCATGCGTCGTTCGCTGCTGCTCTGGACCCTGGTGGCAACCGTGGTCCTGCTGATCATCTGGGCCTCGGTCTACCACGTGGACCAGACCACCCGCGGCACCGGCACCGTCATCGCCAACAGCCGGATTCAGGTAATCCAGGCCGTGGACGGCGGCGTGCTCAAGACCCTGCACGTCAAGGAAGGAGACCAGGTCAAAAAGGGGCAGGTACTGGCGGTGCTGGACCAGATCCGCGTCGGGGCCTCCGTCAGGGAACTGGAGGCCCGCCTGGCCTCGCTGCGGGGCCAGGCCGCCCGCCTGCGGGCGGAGATCACCGGCGACCGCGATATCCGGTTTCCTCCGGACGTATTGCAGTTCCCCGAGATCGTCAAGGTGCAGCGCGCCCTGTTCACCCAGCGGCGGCAGAGCTTCCGCGAAGAGATGAACACGCTGCAGGTGGCGGTGAAGCTGGCCCGGGAAGATGCCCAGATCGTGGCGAAGCTGGCCACCACCGGCGACGTGAGCCGTTCCGAGGTAATCCGCAGCGAACGGGCCCTGAACGAAGCCGAAGCCCAGCTGGTCAACCGCCGCAACAAATACTACCAGGATATTCAGGCAGAACTGGCCAAGGCCGAGGACGACATCGGCCAGAACGCCCAGGTGCAGACCCAGCGCAACCAGCAGCTCTCCGACAGCGTTTTCAAAGCGCCGGTGGACGGCATTGTCAAGAACGTGCGGGTCACCACCCAGGGGGGCGTGCTGCGGGCCGGGGACGAACTGATGCAGATCGTGCCGGTGGACGACAAGCTGATCGTGGAAACCAGGGTCAAGCCGGCGGACATCGCCATGATCCGGCCGGGGCTCACCGCCGCCATCCGCTTCGATGCCTTTGACTACACCATTTACGGCGCCGTGGAGGGGAAAGTCACCTACGTCAGCGCCGACACCATCAAGGAAGAAAGCAAGTTCGGCGAGCAGAGCTACTACCGCGTCCATGTGGAAACCACCGACAACCCGGTGAAGAGCAAAAGCGGCAAGTCCCTGGAGATCCTTCCCGGCATGACCGCCCAGGTGGATATCCGTACCGGCAACCGCACCGTGATGCAGTTCATCCTCAAGCCGCTCAAGAAAACCCTCAGCGAATCCCTGGGAGAACGCTGA
- a CDS encoding ATP-binding cassette domain-containing protein has product MKTDGQEETVIFGESGMATPITAAVLGRLLLKRGLAVPPGELEQACAATQQEGVEQKPAERVSRILLAAGLKNIKVAQLRWERFDHRHLPALLLHNGCWQLAEHGDAGVLLLTAADGTVSRVANGELVDAVVLWLRVERPETPAGELLKSSASQMLLRELLRDKRWLLEVGVATVVVNLLAVATSLFSMQVYDRVVPTFAYATLWAMVAGMVIMVLLDWVLKFIRSRILDEVAKRVDIALSQQLYEHLLDLRLDKRPRSLGSLAAQMNGLETVRTFFSSTIVFAMTDLPFGLMFIVFIAAIGGMISTVYLALLPVSLLLGWLAQRQLRTLARLEIQRGHERHGLLVDTIQGAETIQSSGSGWFFADLWRSITASMAAYSLKSKLISSLTTTTTATLSTVGYVAAVVVGVLLIEAGQLTTGGLIACTILGGKVIGPIAQSVGILVQWQHVREALEMVNRLLALEGNRPEGKVLLVPETLPDRLELEGVRFAYPGTPVIRLQVETLAFGPGDRVVVMGPNGCGKSTLLKLAAGLYKPAEGQVKLGGADIWELDPQVLGERIGYLPQDVHLFKGTLKNNIMLAGGINDARFLEVAELLGLDRVAADSPRSMDTEISEGGQGLSGGQRQLTAISRIFLARPRVWLLDEPSASLDTESEERVLKALQSHTRPTDIVLIATHRPRLLSLANRLLIMRRGQVIADGPPAEVIQAMQAAQAAQNASGSTP; this is encoded by the coding sequence ATGAAAACGGACGGACAGGAAGAAACCGTCATATTCGGCGAAAGCGGTATGGCAACCCCCATCACGGCGGCGGTCCTGGGCAGGCTGCTGCTCAAGCGCGGCCTTGCCGTGCCCCCCGGCGAACTTGAACAGGCCTGCGCTGCCACCCAGCAGGAAGGCGTGGAACAGAAGCCGGCGGAACGGGTCTCCCGCATTCTGCTGGCTGCCGGCCTCAAGAACATCAAGGTGGCGCAACTGCGCTGGGAACGTTTCGATCATCGCCACCTGCCGGCGCTGCTGCTGCATAACGGCTGCTGGCAACTGGCGGAGCACGGCGACGCGGGTGTCCTGCTCCTCACCGCTGCCGACGGCACCGTCAGCCGGGTCGCCAACGGCGAACTGGTCGATGCGGTGGTGCTCTGGCTACGGGTGGAGCGGCCGGAAACCCCTGCCGGTGAACTGCTGAAAAGCAGCGCCTCGCAGATGTTGCTCAGGGAACTGCTGCGGGACAAGCGCTGGTTGCTGGAGGTCGGCGTGGCCACCGTGGTGGTCAACCTGCTGGCGGTGGCCACCTCCCTTTTCTCCATGCAGGTCTACGACCGGGTGGTGCCCACCTTTGCCTACGCCACCCTCTGGGCCATGGTGGCCGGCATGGTGATCATGGTGCTGCTGGACTGGGTGCTGAAGTTTATCCGCTCCCGCATCCTGGACGAGGTTGCCAAGCGGGTGGATATCGCCCTGTCCCAGCAACTCTACGAACACCTGCTGGATCTGCGCCTGGACAAGCGCCCCCGCAGCCTGGGCTCCCTGGCCGCCCAGATGAACGGCCTGGAAACGGTGCGCACCTTCTTCTCCTCCACCATCGTCTTCGCCATGACCGACCTCCCCTTCGGCCTGATGTTCATCGTGTTCATCGCCGCCATCGGCGGGATGATCAGCACGGTCTACCTGGCGCTGCTGCCGGTATCCCTGCTGTTGGGCTGGCTGGCCCAGCGCCAGCTGCGTACCCTTGCCCGCCTGGAAATCCAGCGGGGTCACGAGCGCCACGGCCTGCTGGTGGACACGATCCAGGGGGCGGAAACCATCCAGTCCAGCGGCAGCGGCTGGTTCTTCGCCGACCTGTGGCGCAGTATCACCGCGAGCATGGCCGCTTACTCCCTGAAGAGCAAGCTGATCAGCAGCCTCACCACCACCACGACCGCCACCCTGAGCACGGTGGGCTACGTTGCCGCCGTGGTGGTGGGGGTCCTGCTGATCGAAGCCGGCCAGCTCACCACCGGCGGCCTGATCGCCTGCACCATCCTGGGCGGCAAGGTGATCGGCCCCATCGCCCAGAGCGTGGGCATCCTGGTGCAATGGCAGCATGTGCGCGAAGCCCTGGAAATGGTCAACCGCCTGCTGGCCCTGGAGGGGAACCGCCCCGAGGGGAAAGTGCTGCTGGTCCCCGAAACCCTGCCGGACCGGCTGGAGCTTGAAGGGGTCCGCTTCGCCTACCCCGGTACGCCGGTGATACGCTTGCAGGTGGAGACCCTCGCCTTCGGACCGGGCGACCGGGTGGTGGTGATGGGACCCAACGGTTGCGGCAAGTCCACCCTGCTCAAGCTGGCGGCGGGGCTGTACAAACCGGCGGAAGGACAGGTAAAGCTGGGGGGGGCCGACATCTGGGAACTGGACCCGCAGGTGCTCGGCGAACGGATCGGCTACCTTCCCCAGGACGTCCATCTCTTTAAGGGGACCCTCAAAAACAACATCATGCTGGCCGGCGGCATCAACGATGCCCGCTTCCTGGAGGTTGCGGAACTGCTGGGACTCGACCGGGTAGCGGCGGACAGTCCCCGCAGCATGGACACGGAAATCAGCGAAGGGGGCCAGGGGCTCTCCGGCGGCCAGCGCCAGTTGACCGCCATCTCCCGCATCTTCCTGGCACGTCCGCGGGTCTGGCTGCTGGATGAGCCGTCGGCCTCCCTTGACACGGAATCGGAGGAACGGGTATTGAAAGCGCTGCAAAGCCACACCCGGCCCACGGACATCGTGCTGATCGCCACCCACCGTCCCCGCCTGCTCTCCCTGGCCAACCGGCTGCTGATCATGCGGCGGGGCCAGGTGATCGCCGACGGCCCACCGGCGGAGGTGATCCAGGCCATGCAAGCCGCCCAGGCCGCCCAGAACGCTTCCGGGAGCACACCATGA
- a CDS encoding TolC family protein has translation MKPIMHHWRRLLPALFFCLLLCPAAPAREAAAADDGTVTALRLAISRHPAVLGKLDELRALGFELESAESLRYPTLSVQASTTGTVAGSTAASTTGDQYHAMVAVLRQPLWVGGRIDGSIDQATVRQRAGKLSLLAVQRQLLESTAATYATIQGIRQRIKAAERNVQEHVRLKTLIATREQGGIASRADVNLASSRLHQAAIQLLQLEAALQRAHNELRALTRQPLPAALPVPAELLLLPPHARIVDDVEKVSAVVEQRLQDVELARTTADLAKANMLPSLYARMEQDLFTQAGSRNLPQGTRLGVVLEGTVEGLGFSGWKRVKSADSRVESAKRDVEAARTEVRRQAESLLIDLKSLDTIIRNNEALVTFNEETLASFMRQYDAGRKSWVDVLNAQRELSDARLALEQARSSHQEGSLRLAAQLGQLDSPAGVIQ, from the coding sequence ATGAAACCGATCATGCACCATTGGAGACGATTGTTGCCGGCACTGTTTTTCTGCCTGCTGCTCTGTCCCGCCGCCCCGGCCCGGGAGGCGGCGGCAGCGGACGACGGAACCGTTACGGCGCTGCGCCTCGCCATCAGCCGGCATCCCGCGGTACTCGGCAAGCTGGACGAACTGCGCGCCCTGGGTTTTGAACTGGAGTCGGCCGAGTCGCTGCGCTACCCCACCCTGTCGGTGCAGGCCAGCACCACCGGCACGGTTGCCGGTTCCACCGCGGCGAGCACCACCGGCGACCAGTACCACGCCATGGTTGCCGTGCTGCGCCAGCCGCTCTGGGTGGGGGGACGGATCGACGGCAGCATCGACCAGGCCACGGTCCGGCAACGGGCCGGCAAGCTCTCCCTGCTGGCGGTGCAGCGGCAACTCCTGGAAAGCACGGCAGCCACCTATGCCACGATCCAGGGGATACGCCAGCGGATCAAGGCGGCTGAACGCAATGTCCAAGAGCATGTGCGCCTGAAAACCCTCATCGCCACCCGGGAGCAGGGCGGCATCGCCTCCCGCGCCGACGTCAACCTGGCCAGTTCCCGTCTGCATCAGGCAGCAATCCAACTGTTGCAACTGGAGGCGGCGCTGCAGCGCGCCCACAACGAGTTGCGGGCCCTCACCCGGCAGCCGCTTCCCGCCGCCCTGCCGGTACCGGCCGAACTGCTGCTGCTGCCGCCCCACGCCCGAATCGTCGACGACGTGGAAAAGGTCTCCGCCGTCGTGGAACAGCGTCTTCAGGATGTTGAGCTGGCCCGCACCACCGCCGACCTGGCAAAGGCCAACATGCTGCCCAGCCTCTACGCCCGGATGGAACAGGACCTCTTTACCCAGGCCGGCAGCCGCAACCTGCCCCAGGGAACCCGGCTCGGCGTTGTGCTGGAGGGAACCGTGGAGGGCCTCGGCTTTTCCGGCTGGAAACGGGTCAAATCGGCGGACAGCCGGGTGGAATCGGCCAAGCGGGATGTGGAGGCCGCCCGCACCGAGGTCCGGCGGCAGGCGGAGTCGCTGCTGATCGATCTGAAGAGCCTGGACACCATCATCCGCAACAACGAGGCGCTGGTGACGTTCAACGAAGAGACCCTCGCCTCCTTCATGCGTCAGTACGATGCAGGGCGCAAGAGTTGGGTGGATGTACTGAACGCGCAGCGGGAACTGTCCGATGCCCGCCTCGCGCTGGAACAGGCGCGCAGTTCCCACCAGGAGGGGTCCCTCCGTCTGGCGGCCCAGTTGGGACAGCTCGATTCCCCGGCAGGAGTGATCCAATGA